From Nicotiana tabacum cultivar K326 chromosome 20, ASM71507v2, whole genome shotgun sequence, one genomic window encodes:
- the LOC142174433 gene encoding uncharacterized protein LOC142174433, whose protein sequence is MLDGCSGVDICPISTLQGMEIGTERIRPNNVCVRAFDGIKRDTIGEIDLILIIGPVDFEVTFQALDMDTSYNFLLGRPWIHAARVVPSTLHQMVKFEPED, encoded by the coding sequence ATGTTAGATGGTTGTTCTGGGGTAGATATTTGCCCTATCTCAACTCTGCAAGGCATGGAAATCGGTACTGAGAGAATCAGACCTAACAACGTATGTGTGCGTGCTTTTGATGGAATAAAGAGAGATACAATAGGCGAgattgatttgattctgattaTTGGCCCGGTGGACTTTGAGGTGACCTTTCAGGCCTTGGACATGGATACTTCCTATAATTTTCTcttgggaaggccatggattcacgcAGCAAGGGTTGtgccttctactctccaccagatggtgaaattcgaACCTGAAGATTAG